A region of Piscinibacter gummiphilus DNA encodes the following proteins:
- the folD gene encoding bifunctional methylenetetrahydrofolate dehydrogenase/methenyltetrahydrofolate cyclohydrolase FolD: MTAQLIDGTALSKQIRAEVAQRAAALTARGHKPGLAVILVGEDPASQVYVRNKVKACEEHGLHSVLEKYDATLSEADLLARIDALNKDASIHGILVQMPLPKHIDPTKVIEAIATTKDVDGYSVLSAGELVANLPGFRPCTPYGCMKLIESTGVSLKGKHAVVIGRSNTVGKPMALLLLQANATVTICHSATPDLAYHTRQADVIVAAVGRRDTVTAGMVKPGAIVIDVGMNRNDEGKLCGDVDFAGVSQVASAITPVPGGVGPMTITMLLVNTIESAERVAAK; this comes from the coding sequence ATGACCGCCCAACTGATCGACGGCACCGCCCTGTCCAAGCAGATCCGCGCCGAGGTGGCGCAACGCGCCGCCGCCCTCACCGCGCGCGGCCACAAGCCGGGCCTGGCCGTCATCCTGGTCGGCGAGGACCCGGCCAGCCAGGTCTACGTGCGCAACAAGGTCAAGGCCTGCGAGGAGCACGGCCTGCACTCGGTGCTCGAGAAGTACGACGCCACGCTGTCCGAGGCCGACCTGCTGGCCCGCATCGACGCGCTCAACAAGGACGCCTCCATCCACGGCATCCTGGTGCAGATGCCGCTGCCCAAGCACATCGACCCCACCAAGGTGATCGAGGCCATCGCCACCACGAAGGACGTGGACGGCTATTCGGTGCTGAGCGCCGGCGAACTGGTGGCGAATCTGCCGGGGTTCCGACCCTGCACGCCGTACGGCTGCATGAAACTCATCGAGTCCACCGGGGTCTCCCTCAAGGGCAAGCACGCCGTCGTGATCGGCCGCAGCAACACCGTGGGCAAACCCATGGCCCTCCTCCTCTTGCAAGCCAACGCCACCGTCACCATCTGCCACAGTGCGACCCCCGACCTGGCGTACCACACCCGCCAGGCCGACGTGATCGTGGCGGCGGTGGGCCGCCGCGACACGGTCACGGCCGGCATGGTGAAGCCGGGCGCGATCGTGATCGACGTGGGCATGAACCGCAACGACGAAGGCAAGCTCTGCGGCGACGTGGACTTCGCCGGCGTCTCGCAGGTGGCCTCCGCCATCACGCCGGTGCCGGGGGGCGTGGGTCCCATGACCATCACCATGCTGCTCGTGAACACCATCGAATCGGCCGAACGAGTCGCGGCAAAATGA
- a CDS encoding response regulator transcription factor: protein MSLIPKKGTVYVVDDDEAVRDSLQWLLEGKDYRVKCFDSSEAFLSRFDPREVACLIADIRMDGMSGLELQDRLLERKSPLPVVFITGHGDVPMAVTTMKKGAMDFIEKPFKEEQLLNLVERMLDQARSAFSHHQEAASRDALLSRLTTRESQVLERIVAGRLNKQIADDLGISIKTVEAHRANIMEKLNANTVADLLKIALGAKA from the coding sequence ATGAGCTTGATTCCCAAAAAAGGCACCGTGTACGTGGTCGACGACGACGAAGCCGTGCGCGATTCGCTGCAATGGCTCCTCGAAGGCAAGGACTACCGCGTCAAGTGCTTCGACTCCTCCGAAGCCTTCCTGTCCCGCTTCGACCCGCGCGAGGTCGCGTGCCTCATCGCCGACATCCGCATGGACGGCATGAGCGGCCTGGAACTCCAGGACCGGCTGCTCGAACGCAAGTCCCCGCTGCCGGTCGTGTTCATCACCGGCCACGGCGACGTGCCCATGGCCGTCACCACGATGAAGAAGGGCGCGATGGACTTCATCGAGAAGCCCTTCAAGGAAGAGCAGTTGCTCAACCTCGTCGAGCGCATGCTCGACCAGGCCCGCAGCGCCTTCTCGCACCACCAGGAAGCCGCCAGCCGCGACGCGCTGCTGTCGCGCCTGACCACGCGCGAATCCCAGGTGCTCGAGCGCATCGTCGCCGGCCGCCTGAACAAGCAGATCGCCGACGACCTGGGCATCAGCATCAAGACGGTGGAGGCGCACCGCGCCAACATCATGGAGAAGCTCAACGCCAACACGGTCGCAGATCTCCTGAAGATCGCGCTCGGAGCCAAGGCCTGA
- a CDS encoding PAS domain S-box protein: protein MQPVKVPPAPPTPGSDLAKRLFGTWWRRQSPSRQDRYATLGPLVSVLLFLAAIISAFWYLRNEELEREQESVKRDTEIAQQQVRLRLIESQEQLIRMARDIATRAIKPDGFVQPAAGFARERPEITHLMWVDADLRRQASYSSANMHMQVESSPEELDRSLPMPHREGVPERTFEATQQLRYPTYSIPYLNGFGHWVFQLQVPLIDNNRFAGTLIAEYSVEALVRYFIPADVSNRHVVTVIDSQDKVLSSTVMLMPGQIARPASIVHDVPLAPAGNGLKLRVQGYRTSIGLISNTLFWMVAALSTLTVWMLLGTWRHMRRRLQMQNTLVSETNFRRAMENSMLTGMRAMDMEGRITYVNPAFCAMTGFNEQDLIGHLPPFPHWPPDRYDENNRLLQQELQGRSPAGGIEVKAMRKDGSLFDARMYVSPLIDPKGVQTGWMTSMTNITEAKRVRDQLSASHERFTTVLEGLDAAVSVLSVQQGELLFANRSYRLWFGAEARGHAALAGGESAPALLGDFGDSVDSFGGLPTQELTEAGSDPREVYVESLQKWFDVRARYLQWTDGRLAQMLIATDITSRRNAETQAQQQAEKAQVTSRLVTMGEMASSVAHELNQPLTAITNYCNGMVSRVKADAIEKPDLITALEKTAKQAERAAQIIRRIRAFVKRSEPRREPSLAANIVEESVDLAGIELRRRNVALHIYVAQRLPVLMVDPILIEQVLLNLLKNAAEAIDSAGLPLPRRNIELRVIPRHTPDEGGVIEFTVTDSGPGLKEEVIGRLYEAFFSTKVEGLGIGLSLCRSIIESHRGRIRAENLYNGATVVGCRFSFTLPVETAKSTGLETALT from the coding sequence ATGCAGCCCGTGAAAGTACCGCCCGCTCCACCCACTCCCGGCAGTGACCTCGCCAAGCGCCTGTTCGGCACCTGGTGGCGCCGCCAGTCGCCGTCCCGCCAGGATCGTTACGCCACCCTCGGGCCGCTCGTCTCCGTGCTGCTGTTCCTTGCCGCGATCATCTCGGCGTTCTGGTACCTCCGCAATGAGGAATTGGAGAGAGAGCAGGAATCCGTCAAACGGGATACCGAGATCGCCCAACAACAGGTGCGCCTGCGCCTGATCGAAAGCCAGGAGCAGTTGATCCGGATGGCGCGCGACATCGCCACGCGCGCCATCAAGCCCGACGGGTTCGTGCAGCCGGCGGCCGGCTTCGCACGCGAGCGCCCCGAGATCACCCACCTGATGTGGGTCGATGCCGACCTGCGGCGCCAGGCGAGCTACTCCAGCGCCAACATGCACATGCAGGTCGAGAGCAGCCCCGAGGAACTCGACCGCTCGCTGCCCATGCCCCACCGCGAGGGCGTGCCCGAGCGCACCTTCGAGGCCACGCAGCAGCTGCGCTACCCCACGTACTCGATCCCGTACCTGAACGGCTTCGGCCACTGGGTGTTCCAGCTGCAGGTGCCGCTGATCGACAACAACCGCTTCGCCGGCACGCTGATCGCCGAGTACTCGGTCGAGGCGCTGGTGCGCTACTTCATCCCGGCCGACGTCTCGAACCGCCACGTGGTCACGGTGATCGACTCGCAGGACAAGGTGCTCTCGAGCACCGTGATGCTGATGCCCGGCCAGATCGCCCGGCCCGCGTCCATCGTCCACGACGTGCCGCTCGCCCCGGCCGGCAACGGCCTGAAGCTGCGGGTGCAGGGCTACCGCACCTCCATCGGCCTCATCAGCAACACCCTCTTCTGGATGGTGGCGGCACTGAGCACCCTCACCGTCTGGATGCTGCTGGGCACTTGGCGGCACATGCGCCGCCGGCTGCAGATGCAGAACACCCTGGTCAGCGAGACGAACTTCCGCCGCGCGATGGAAAACTCGATGCTGACCGGCATGCGGGCCATGGACATGGAAGGCCGCATCACCTACGTGAACCCCGCCTTCTGCGCGATGACGGGCTTCAACGAGCAGGACCTGATCGGCCACCTGCCGCCCTTCCCCCACTGGCCGCCCGACCGCTACGACGAGAACAACCGCCTGCTGCAGCAGGAGCTGCAGGGCCGCAGCCCGGCCGGCGGCATCGAGGTCAAGGCGATGCGCAAGGACGGCAGCCTGTTCGACGCCCGCATGTACGTGTCCCCGCTGATCGACCCGAAGGGCGTGCAGACGGGCTGGATGACCTCGATGACCAACATCACCGAGGCCAAGCGCGTGCGCGACCAGCTGTCGGCGTCCCACGAACGGTTCACCACGGTGCTGGAGGGGCTCGACGCGGCCGTGTCCGTGCTGTCCGTGCAGCAGGGCGAGCTGCTGTTCGCGAACCGCTCGTACCGCCTCTGGTTCGGCGCCGAGGCCCGCGGCCACGCGGCGCTGGCCGGCGGCGAGTCGGCGCCCGCGCTGCTGGGCGACTTCGGCGACTCGGTCGACAGCTTCGGCGGCCTGCCCACCCAGGAGCTGACCGAGGCCGGCTCGGACCCGCGCGAGGTGTACGTCGAGTCGCTCCAGAAATGGTTCGACGTGCGCGCGCGCTACCTGCAGTGGACCGACGGGCGCCTGGCCCAGATGCTGATCGCCACCGACATCACCAGCCGCCGCAACGCCGAGACCCAGGCCCAGCAGCAGGCCGAGAAGGCCCAGGTGACCAGCCGCCTCGTGACCATGGGCGAGATGGCCTCGTCCGTGGCGCACGAGCTGAACCAGCCGCTCACGGCCATCACGAACTACTGCAACGGCATGGTCTCGCGCGTGAAGGCCGACGCCATCGAGAAGCCCGACCTGATCACCGCGCTCGAGAAGACCGCGAAGCAGGCCGAGCGCGCGGCGCAGATCATCCGCCGCATCCGCGCGTTCGTGAAACGCAGCGAGCCGCGCCGCGAACCCTCGCTGGCGGCCAACATCGTCGAGGAGTCGGTGGACCTGGCCGGCATCGAACTGCGCCGCCGCAACGTCGCGCTGCACATCTACGTGGCCCAGCGCCTGCCGGTGCTGATGGTGGACCCGATCCTGATCGAGCAGGTGCTGCTGAACCTGCTGAAGAATGCCGCGGAGGCCATCGACTCGGCCGGATTGCCCTTGCCGCGCCGCAACATCGAGCTGCGCGTGATCCCCCGGCACACGCCGGACGAGGGTGGCGTGATCGAATTCACGGTGACCGACTCCGGGCCCGGCCTGAAGGAGGAAGTCATCGGCAGACTGTACGAGGCGTTCTTCTCGACCAAGGTCGAGGGGCTCGGAATCGGCCTCAGCCTGTGCCGCTCGATCATCGAGAGCCACCGGGGCCGGATCCGTGCAGAGAACTTATACAATGGCGCGACCGTGGTGGGCTGTCGTTTCAGCTTCACGCTGCCTGTCGAAACCGCCAAATCCACCGGCCTTGAAACGGCCCTGACCTGA
- a CDS encoding M3 family metallopeptidase encodes MTNPLLARSDLPLFADIRPEHVGPAITELLAEANAALDKATGDAVPADYDAMSAVLDVATERLGRAWNVVGHLNGVADNPELRAAYNESLPAVTEFYTRIGADERLYAKYKAIAASPAAKALKPARQKALSNAMRDFVLGGAELQGAARERYAAIQDRQAALGQQFSEHVLDATDGFAYYATTEELAGVPGDIQASTRAAAEAEGKEGHKLTLHLPNYLPVMQYGENRALRERLYRAYATRASEFGKPEVDNSAVMRELLALRQEEAKLLGYANYAEVSLVPKMADTPAQVIEFLRDLARRARPFAEKDLAELREFARTELNLPDLQAWDQAYASEKLKEQRYAFSDQEVKPYFTETKVLDGLFRIIETLFDVAIRPDTAPVWHPSVRFFRIDRRGETVGQFYLDPYARPGKRPGAWMDDVRGRWARPEGHTQTPVAHLVCNFASPVGGKPALLTHDDVTTLFHEFGHGLHHLLTKVDDTGVAGISGVEWDAVELPSQFMENFCWEWDVLKHLTAHVDTGEPLPRALYDKMLAAKNFQSGLQTLRQVEFSLFDMRIHAEPGAEDRIQAMIDDVRREVAVVTPPAFNRFQHGFSHIFAGGYAAGYYSYKWAEVLSADAWSAFEETSALDVDTGRRYREAILEAGGSRPALESFKAFRGREPRIDALLRHQGMA; translated from the coding sequence ATGACGAACCCGTTGCTCGCCCGCTCCGACCTGCCGCTCTTCGCGGACATCCGTCCCGAACACGTGGGCCCGGCCATCACGGAACTGCTCGCGGAGGCCAACGCGGCGCTCGACAAGGCCACCGGTGACGCGGTCCCGGCCGACTATGACGCGATGTCGGCCGTGCTCGACGTGGCCACCGAACGCCTCGGCCGCGCCTGGAACGTCGTGGGCCACCTCAACGGCGTGGCCGACAACCCCGAGCTGCGGGCCGCGTACAACGAGAGCCTGCCGGCCGTCACCGAGTTCTACACCCGCATCGGCGCCGACGAGCGCCTGTACGCCAAATACAAGGCCATCGCCGCCAGCCCGGCCGCGAAGGCACTGAAGCCGGCCCGCCAGAAGGCCCTCTCCAACGCCATGCGCGACTTCGTGCTGGGTGGTGCCGAACTGCAGGGCGCCGCCCGCGAGCGCTACGCCGCCATCCAGGACCGCCAGGCCGCCCTCGGCCAGCAGTTCTCCGAACACGTGCTCGACGCCACCGACGGCTTCGCGTACTACGCCACCACCGAGGAACTGGCCGGGGTGCCCGGCGACATCCAGGCCTCCACCCGCGCGGCCGCCGAGGCCGAGGGCAAGGAAGGCCACAAGCTCACGCTGCACCTGCCCAACTACCTGCCCGTGATGCAGTACGGCGAGAACCGCGCGCTGCGCGAGCGCCTGTACCGGGCGTACGCCACGCGCGCCAGCGAGTTCGGCAAGCCCGAGGTCGACAACTCCGCCGTGATGCGCGAGCTGCTGGCCCTGCGCCAGGAGGAGGCGAAGCTGCTGGGCTACGCCAACTACGCCGAGGTGTCGCTCGTGCCGAAGATGGCCGACACCCCCGCCCAGGTCATCGAGTTCCTGCGCGACCTCGCCCGCCGCGCCCGTCCGTTCGCCGAGAAGGACCTGGCCGAGCTGCGCGAGTTCGCCCGCACCGAGCTGAACCTGCCCGACCTGCAGGCCTGGGACCAGGCCTACGCCAGCGAGAAGCTGAAGGAGCAGCGCTACGCGTTCAGCGACCAGGAGGTCAAGCCGTACTTCACCGAAACCAAGGTGCTCGACGGTCTGTTCCGCATCATCGAGACGCTGTTCGACGTGGCCATCCGCCCCGACACGGCGCCGGTGTGGCACCCGTCGGTGCGCTTCTTCCGCATCGACCGCCGCGGTGAAACCGTGGGCCAGTTCTACCTCGACCCGTACGCCCGCCCCGGCAAGCGCCCCGGCGCCTGGATGGACGACGTGCGCGGCCGCTGGGCCCGCCCCGAGGGCCACACGCAGACGCCGGTGGCCCACCTCGTCTGCAACTTCGCCTCCCCCGTGGGCGGCAAGCCCGCGCTGCTCACGCACGACGACGTCACCACCCTCTTCCACGAGTTCGGCCACGGCCTGCACCACCTGCTCACCAAGGTCGACGACACCGGCGTGGCCGGCATCTCCGGCGTCGAATGGGACGCGGTGGAGCTGCCCAGCCAGTTCATGGAGAACTTCTGCTGGGAGTGGGACGTGCTCAAGCACCTCACCGCCCACGTCGACACCGGCGAGCCGCTGCCGCGCGCGCTGTACGACAAGATGCTCGCGGCCAAGAACTTCCAGAGCGGCCTGCAGACGCTGCGCCAGGTGGAGTTCTCGCTGTTCGACATGCGCATCCATGCCGAACCGGGCGCGGAAGACCGCATCCAGGCCATGATCGACGACGTGCGCCGCGAGGTGGCCGTGGTCACGCCGCCGGCGTTCAACCGCTTCCAGCACGGCTTCTCGCACATCTTCGCCGGCGGCTACGCGGCGGGCTACTACAGCTACAAGTGGGCCGAGGTGCTGAGCGCCGATGCCTGGAGCGCCTTCGAGGAAACGAGCGCGCTCGACGTCGACACGGGCCGCCGCTACCGCGAGGCCATCCTGGAGGCCGGCGGCAGCCGCCCGGCGCTCGAGAGCTTCAAGGCCTTCCGGGGCCGCGAGCCGCGCATCGACGCCTTGTTACGCCACCAGGGCATGGCTTGA